In the genome of Henningerozyma blattae CBS 6284 chromosome 5, complete genome, one region contains:
- the TBLA0E01710 gene encoding PIN domain-containing protein (similar to Saccharomyces cerevisiae YIL151C and YKR096W; ancestral locus Anc_5.706) — protein sequence MFKSIFPNDQSVNVNLFHNNHNNSITKATTTKNNFLNNIAMVTTPISKSKLNTNSNTFGTAANSSKRQHSTSINSDVKRRTPKKIEDLTSASQFAISSRSNSLFNKTQSQLQLQLQMQLQIQSQSQSQSQSDISRDTSNNDATTNNIFFAKDKVKEIEKTVPDDKVNTTLNPMHNFSSPNDFQTTTFQDNHPQGTSQSIPAHNSNNNNLSASNESTNQQNYQDNNANNNSQNDQQDSSQGNNNNNNNNNSNNNNNNNQQNSIKKSNQNLIQKLQNIYKLIVSQELELQDKCNKLSTSQSTKLKYLWSIYKLNHDLINNYILFILTSLSPSQSINDQLIGKEILEIYKIERRLWIYGTITFLDILKNFANFMDPEILSQFITHVFESISNMISDLPIDFINPWYQRLGDLSRMAIALYPSNFIDWKLSSEYWYIESMKFTFSHGKLYYHISTVQQNPLEAFVNLGKSVFCFDTFIPSQRYMQLVIDNIYQRAFIERNSNSSSSNNAGSSSNPNHFMTSSFAKNFQQRFLIEYLKHSEVMLLPNFLENDHLKTVVLNYFTNSFGKIAIQSNLSDPSNPNLNTNSGSNTSISGQANIENINNGHNIPSSSNVITSESLQINAINLFNFRNIFKQKNSDILKYFFKNSATFAESHILQLIGFGDPKNPFALLFQLPKYLKERKTKRKSKASNSNSNMNTNTTVNANISSNTIPSSDVSMKYETNSDSSNPTNSKSSLYKSSNSNIVMSSSTTSFATAISTTNNSISSNMDVDTELQNNGMEDEDEMLDNLSPQDFFNNLESLKLSFFLPNSLEIWNESLKYINIISLNCSIIVLKKFLNGPLFVSLPHMLPWSYFIISLALRIESLENIESRIFWLQFIRKIFPWNSIVSYLNVIISVLLDNCYENSMITKLINNYSNKNLDELLVEFNENEYELPEVWKCYGSLWFDVIAENYQIYSRDCSKNISMKDTKCLNYPIDGLPFDEMEENGTNFWKRSCRLIFLFKTMITRFNGFGGLTISSNTSVYCNRSDIPNNHILRTFAFKLLPDDDNYMNNSNKNSHGPDNSSNQNTTTDVMVHINQDDSSIVVDEDNVMSMLDSNLDKLDSFNSNNNAINGNIMNNNGSISIDNSDENTIQNVIINDSNTERNIDTWIPFEKNSIQNTDLNCEPGLSLIENESLFEYEGYKRFIPDFSNFDKNGELISTSLYTSTIIDTINGSSSNANIINTTTNANDESNNDSSATAGSNQNKESSNSTTNIDNKELFLMEKEIFNKILDPDYKNIDEIWRGEMFHDTSIQFSDTYFVLDATSWLRHFAHVYKLATNGILKFAICLTTFQELRFLRKSKDENVMEAATRAIITLRQLYSEKRLLPLRFTGNIATHIEEHLEFEEQITWRSHVDEFVIEAIKRAQLKRRDNRNQEDSNVTSSNNNPIINNNENNGNLNVTDMIFVLVTDDISMIKKRQEEKSDNDIITFSTKFVFSLCNMLVNKFNYPREMTPMSNNNPIDGGIHQSQESDITIASPAITNKVCIN from the coding sequence TGATGCTAccactaataatattttttttgcaaaagataaagtaaaagaaattgaGAAAACTGTACCAGATGATAAAGTCAATACAACTTTAAATCCAATGCATAATTTTAGCTCTCCTAATGATTTTCAGACCACTACTTTTCAAGATAATCATCCACAGGGAACATCTCAAAGTATACCAGCACACAAtagtaataacaataatctAAGTGCTTCGAATGAAAGCACTAATCAACAAAATTATCAAGACAAtaatgctaataataactcACAAAACGATCAACAGGACAGCTCGCagggtaataataataacaataataataataacagtaataataacaataataataatcaacaaaattctattaaaaaatcaaatcaaaatttaattcagaAACTacagaatatttataaattgatTGTTTCTCAGGAATTAGAACTGCAGGATAaatgtaataaattatcaactTCACAATCaacaaaattgaaatacCTTTGGtcaatttataaattaaatcatgatttgataaataattatattttatttattctaaCCTCTTTGTCGCCATCACAATCAATAAATGATCAACTTATTGGTAAAGaaatattggaaatttataaaattgaGAGAAGATTATGGATTTATGGTACAATAACATTTTTagatatattgaaaaattttgcTAATTTTATGGATCCTGAAATTTTATCACAATTTATAACACACGTATTCGAATCTATCTCCAATATGATATCAGATCTACCAATCGATTTCATAAACCCTTGGTATCAGCGGTTAGGTGATTTATCAAGAATGGCAATCGCTCTATATccttcaaattttattgattggAAATTAAGTTCTGAATATTGGTATATTGAATCAATGAAGTTTACATTTAGCCAtggtaaattatattaCCATATTTCAACTGTGCAACAGAATCCATTAGAAGCATTTGTTAACTTGGGTAAATCTGTCTTCTGTTTTGATACCTTTATACCTTCTCAGAGATATATGCAGCTAGTCATTGATAATATCTATCAGCGTGCGtttattgaaagaaattcaaactcttcatcatcaaataatgCTGGTAGTAGTTCTAATCCGAATCATTTTATGACTTCAAGTTTTGCAAAAAACTTCCAGCAAAGATTTTtgattgaatatttaaaacataGTGAAGTAATGTTGTTGCCGAATTTTCTGGAAAATGATCATTTAAAAACTGTCGTATTGAACTATTTTACTAACAGTTTTGGTAAAATTGCAATTCAAAGCAATTTATCTGACCCCTCTAATCCAAACTTAAATACAAATAGCGGTAGTAATACTAGTATCAGCGGTCAAGCtaatatagaaaatataaataatggGCATAATATTCCTTCAAGTTCGAATGTTATTACAAGTGAAAGCCTTCAAATTAAtgcaattaatttattcaacttccgaaatatttttaagcaaaaaaattcagatattttgaaatactTCTTCAAGAACTCCGCAACCTTTGCTGAATCACATATATTACAACTTATTGGGTTTGGTGATCCAAAAAATCCATTTGCTTTATTGTTTCAATTGcctaaatatttaaaagagcGTAAAACTAAACGTAAATCTAAGGCTAGTAAttccaattcaaatatgaaCACAAATACCACTGTTAATGCAAACATTTCTTCGAATACAATTCCAAGTTCCGATGTATCTATGAAATATGAGACTAATTCTGATTCAAGTAATCCAACTAATTCGAAATCATCATTGTATAAGAGCAGTAACTCCAATATTGTAATGTCATCATCTACTACTAGCTTTGCAACAGCGATTTcaacaactaataatagcaTATCTTCCAATATGGATGTTGATACAGAACTTCAGAATAATGGAATGGAAGATGAGGATGAAATGTTGGACAATTTAAGCCCACAAgactttttcaataatctAGAAAGCTTAAAGTTATCGttttttttaccaaatAGCTTAGAAATTTGGAATGAATCcctaaaatatatcaatattatctCATTAAATTGTAGTATCATTgtattgaagaaatttttaaatggtCCACTATTTGTTTCCTTACCTCACATGCTACCCTGGTcgtattttattatatcattGGCATTAAGAATCGAAagtttagaaaatattgagtCACGTATATTTTGGTTACAGttcattagaaaaattttcccATGGAATTCAATTGTTAGTTATTTGAATGTTATTATATCAGTATTATTGGATAATTGCTATGAAAATTCTATGATTACCAAGCTAATTAacaattattcaaataagaATTTAGACGAATTATTAGTTGagtttaatgaaaatgaatatgaGTTACCTGAGGTATGGAAATGTTATGGTTCACTATGGTTTGATGTTATTGCAGAAAATTATCAGATCTATTCGAGGGATTGCTCCAAAAATATATCGATGAAAGATACTAAATGTTTAAATTATCCTATAGATGGTTTACCATTTGATGAAATGGAAGAAAACGGAACGAACTTTTGGAAACGTTCATGCAGACTGATATTTTTGTTCAAAACTATGATTACTAGATTTAATGGTTTTGGTGGTTTAACAATTTCAAGTAATACATCAGTATATTGTAATAGGTCAGATATTCCAAACAACCACATATTAAGAACCTTTGCATTTAAACTATTACCTGACGATGATAATTATATGAATAATAGTAACAAGAATTCACATGGGCCTGATAACAGTTCTAATCAAAATACTACTACAGATGTTATGGTTCATATAAATCAAGATGATTCAAGTATAGTTgttgatgaagataatgTTATGTCTATGCTAGATTCTAATTTAGACAAATTAGACTCgtttaatagtaataataacgCTATTAATGGCAAtattatgaataataatggttCAATTTCGATAGACAATAGTGATGAGAATACTATCCAAAATGTTATTATCAACGATAGTAATACTGAGCGTAATATTGACACGTGGATACCATTTGAGAAAAATTCTATTCAAAATACAGATTTGAATTGTGAGCCTGGTTTGagtttaattgaaaatgaaagtttatttgaatatgaaggttataaaagatttataccggatttttcaaactttgataaaaatggtGAGTTGATTAGCACTTCATTATATACATCCACAATTATTGATACTATTAATGGCAGTTCCTCAAATGcgaatattattaatactaCGACCAATGCTAACGATGAAAGTAATAACGATAGTTCGGCAACTGCGGGCAGCAATCAAAATAAGGAAAGTTCCAATTCTACtacaaatattgataataaagaattattcttaATGGAAAAAGagattttcaataaaattttggaTCCCGATTATAAAAACATTGATGAGATTTGGAGAGGGGAAATGTTCCATGATACGTCCATTCAATTTAGTGATACATACTTTGTACTGGATGCCACATCATGGTTAAGACATTTTGCTCATGTTTATAAATTAGCAACCAATggaatattgaaatttgcTATATGTTTAACTACATTTCAAGAATTACGATTTTTAAGGAAATCTAAGGATGAGAATGTGATGGAGGCTGCCACTCGAGCTATAATCACACTAAGGCAATTGTACAGTGAAAAACgattattaccattaagATTCACTGGTAATATCGCCACTCATATTGAAGAACatttagaatttgaagaacAAATTACATGGCGGTCACATGTGGATGAGTTTGTAATTGAAGCTATCAAGAGAGCTCAATTAAAACGTAGAGATAACCGAAACCAAGAAGATAGCAATGTAACAAGCTCCAACAATAACCCAatcataaataataatgagaATAATGGCAACTTAAACGTCACTGATATGATATTTGTATTGGTGACAGATGATATTTCTATGATCAAAAAACGtcaagaagaaaaaagtgATAATGACATTATTACTTTTAGTACTAAGTTTGTCTTTTCATTATGCAACATGCTAgtcaataaattcaattaccCGAGAGAGATGACTCCCATGAGCAATAATAACCCAATTGATGGCGGTATACATCAATCTCAAGAGAGTGATATTACGATAGCCTCGCCCGCTATTACTAACAAAGTTTGcataaattaa